The Filimonas lacunae genomic sequence GGATATATCAGAGGAGGTAATTGAACAGTTTTTTAATAAGTCCTGTACCCAGGAAGAAGCTAATACAGTAGCGGCGTATTTATTAGATAATCCGCATGTACTGGACAGCTTTATTAAAGACGAAGAGTGGGGCCAGCCGGCACACACGCTGTTAACAGCACAGGAAAGCAGGGACATGCTGCAGGCTGTTACGGCAAAAACGGTGTCGCCTTATGCACGGGTGCGATGGATAAAAAGAGTTTCGGCGGCTGCGGCTGTTGTTGCGTTCATGGCAGGTGGCTGGTGGTTGTGGCAGCACAACAAGGAAAGGCCGCTGGCTAAAAACGAAGGCAGCAGAAAGTGGGAGCAGCGGAAGAATATCTATAATAAGATAATGGTGGTGCACCTGGAAGATAGTTCTGTTGCGCGTTTGCTGCCTGGTGCAGCTATTCGTTTCGAGCGCCTGGATGGAAAAACGGTGAAAGAGGTGTATATGGATGGGGAGGTGGATTTTCAGGTATATGCCAACCGGTTACGAACATTTACGGTGTATGCTGATAATGTGGCTACCACGGTGTTGGGTACCGAGTTTAGTGTAAAGGAGGACAGTGTGCAGATTGTAGTGGCCCTGCAATCGGGTAAAGTGGTGGTAAAGCCTATAACGCCTACACCACACTGGCAACAGCCGGTGTACCTGCAACCGGGGCAACAGCTGGTGTTTAATAAGCATGCACAGGATGTGGTATTGTCGGGAGGAAGCAGCAATGTGGTAAAAGCCAGGAAGCATGGAACAGAATCTGCTACCATTGAATTAAATCCTGTAAAAACCAGCAGCAAGGAAATCTATTTCCAGAACGAAGAATTACCCCAGGTGTTTAACCAGCTGGAGCAACAATATAAAGTGAATATTGAATATAATAATGCAGATGTGAGCAATGTCTATTTCATTGGACGATTTGATAAAACGGACTCTATAGAAGCAATATTAAATTGTATAGCCCTTTTGAAAAAGCTGCAGATTCAACATCAGGGAGATACCTATATCATTACCAGGAAAGAAGGATAAACACAAGTTATTTCAGGATTTTAAAAAACGCCCCTCAAAAGGCGAAGGGCCTTGTATTGCCCGGACTATATAATGCACAACAAAATGAAAAGAAGTCTACTTCAACGTCAGCTGATGCTGTGGCTGGCGGTTATCATCTCACTGCCGGCAGCCATTGCCCAGCAAAGCAGCAATGTTTCGGGTGTGGTGCGTAACGAAAAGGGCGATCCCTTACCAGGCGCAGCCATCGTAGTAAAAAATGCAA encodes the following:
- a CDS encoding FecR family protein; this translates as MDISEEVIEQFFNKSCTQEEANTVAAYLLDNPHVLDSFIKDEEWGQPAHTLLTAQESRDMLQAVTAKTVSPYARVRWIKRVSAAAAVVAFMAGGWWLWQHNKERPLAKNEGSRKWEQRKNIYNKIMVVHLEDSSVARLLPGAAIRFERLDGKTVKEVYMDGEVDFQVYANRLRTFTVYADNVATTVLGTEFSVKEDSVQIVVALQSGKVVVKPITPTPHWQQPVYLQPGQQLVFNKHAQDVVLSGGSSNVVKARKHGTESATIELNPVKTSSKEIYFQNEELPQVFNQLEQQYKVNIEYNNADVSNVYFIGRFDKTDSIEAILNCIALLKKLQIQHQGDTYIITRKEG